Proteins co-encoded in one Malus sylvestris chromosome 7, drMalSylv7.2, whole genome shotgun sequence genomic window:
- the LOC126629851 gene encoding NAC domain-containing protein 1-like isoform X1 — protein METPGRKRKTRGGGGSGQVGFRFHPTGEELVDHYLKLKKQDKDFQAENIPEVDVCNFDPGDLAARMPSDDMEWYFFGRKNYKYKNSKRSNRTTPGGYWKITGKERDIKARRSKAVIGKKRTLTFYRRCEPKPKKTNWVMHEHDRIDSEANPKLPQDFVICRMKKKSDEEDTSIGEVELGSCSVSNVEDHAAAVVTPGVRMRIVWSFNIYLMDHEKFIETYASLFDSLQSQDNSSSTPLSSGYIELEDVLQANGTNDDCNAIQSPFGDNNYSYINKNDISTCDEGEPHSFTVSDLKNEAPHNMSQQSQNDMDSLCLHVAQESPTCVISKNNVSTSDDDEQFKNSISNFENQATNKRISEVCPPPEEDMEFFFDLPFFFDLPQLEDYTL, from the exons ATGGAAACACcgggaagaaagagaaaaacaagagGAGGAGGGGGTTCAGGGCAGGTAGGGTTCAGATTCCACCCCACCGGGGAGGAACTGGTGGACCATTACTTGAAGCTCAAGAAACAGGACAAGGATTTCCAAGCTGAAAACATCCCTGAAGTCGATGTCTGCAACTTCGACCCTGGGGATTTGGCTG CTCGCATGCCATCCGACGATATGGAGTGGTACTTCTTCGGTCGAAAGAATTATAAGTACAAGAACAGCAAGCGGTCCAACAGAACCACACCAGGAGGCTACTGGAAAATCACAGGCAAGGAGCGTGATATCAAGGCTCGGCGGTCCAAAGCTGTCATTGGTAAGAAGAGGACCTTGACGTTCTACCGGCGTTGTGAGCctaaaccgaaaaaaaccaacTGGGTCATGCACGAGCACGATCGCATTGATAGTGAAGCCAATCCTAAACTGCCTCAG GATTTCGTTATCTGTCGCATGAAGAAAAAATCCGATGAGGAGGATACCTCAATCGGTGAAGTTGAACTTGGCAGCTGTAGTGTGTCTAATGTTGAAGATCATGCTGCAGCTGTTGTGACTCCAGGGGTGAGAATGAGAATCGTCTGGTCTTTTAACATTTATCTCATGGATCACGAGAAATTTATCGAAACTTATGCATCACTCTTTGATTCTCTTCAGTCACAGGATAACAGTTCCTCTACACCCCTATCATCCGGATACATAGAGCTGGAAGATGTTCTGCAAGCCAATGGCACCAATGATGATTGTAATGCAATACAATCACCATTTGGAGATAATAATTATTCTTATATTAATAAGAATGATATTTCAACCTGTGATGAAGGTGAACCTCATAGTTTCACCGTATCTGATTTAAAAAATGAAGCTCCACATAATATGTCTCAACAG TCCCAAAACGACATGGATTCACTCTGTTTACATGTCGCCCAAGAGTCACCAACATGTGTTATATCCAAGAATAATGTTTCTaccagtgatgatgatgaacaATTTAAGAACTCCATTTCTAATTTTGAAAATCAAGCTACGAATAAAAGGATTTCAGAG GTATGTCCTCCACCAGAAGAAGATATGGAATTTTTCTTTGATCTACCATTTTTCTTTGATCTACCTCAACTAGAGGACTACACACTGTAG
- the LOC126629851 gene encoding NAC domain-containing protein 71-like isoform X2: METPGRKRKTRGGGGSGQVGFRFHPTGEELVDHYLKLKKQDKDFQAENIPEVDVCNFDPGDLAARMPSDDMEWYFFGRKNYKYKNSKRSNRTTPGGYWKITGKERDIKARRSKAVIGKKRTLTFYRRCEPKPKKTNWVMHEHDRIDSEANPKLPQDFVICRMKKKSDEEDTSIGEVELGSCSVSNVEDHAAAVVTPGSQDNSSSTPLSSGYIELEDVLQANGTNDDCNAIQSPFGDNNYSYINKNDISTCDEGEPHSFTVSDLKNEAPHNMSQQSQNDMDSLCLHVAQESPTCVISKNNVSTSDDDEQFKNSISNFENQATNKRISEVCPPPEEDMEFFFDLPFFFDLPQLEDYTL, from the exons ATGGAAACACcgggaagaaagagaaaaacaagagGAGGAGGGGGTTCAGGGCAGGTAGGGTTCAGATTCCACCCCACCGGGGAGGAACTGGTGGACCATTACTTGAAGCTCAAGAAACAGGACAAGGATTTCCAAGCTGAAAACATCCCTGAAGTCGATGTCTGCAACTTCGACCCTGGGGATTTGGCTG CTCGCATGCCATCCGACGATATGGAGTGGTACTTCTTCGGTCGAAAGAATTATAAGTACAAGAACAGCAAGCGGTCCAACAGAACCACACCAGGAGGCTACTGGAAAATCACAGGCAAGGAGCGTGATATCAAGGCTCGGCGGTCCAAAGCTGTCATTGGTAAGAAGAGGACCTTGACGTTCTACCGGCGTTGTGAGCctaaaccgaaaaaaaccaacTGGGTCATGCACGAGCACGATCGCATTGATAGTGAAGCCAATCCTAAACTGCCTCAG GATTTCGTTATCTGTCGCATGAAGAAAAAATCCGATGAGGAGGATACCTCAATCGGTGAAGTTGAACTTGGCAGCTGTAGTGTGTCTAATGTTGAAGATCATGCTGCAGCTGTTGTGACTCCAGGG TCACAGGATAACAGTTCCTCTACACCCCTATCATCCGGATACATAGAGCTGGAAGATGTTCTGCAAGCCAATGGCACCAATGATGATTGTAATGCAATACAATCACCATTTGGAGATAATAATTATTCTTATATTAATAAGAATGATATTTCAACCTGTGATGAAGGTGAACCTCATAGTTTCACCGTATCTGATTTAAAAAATGAAGCTCCACATAATATGTCTCAACAG TCCCAAAACGACATGGATTCACTCTGTTTACATGTCGCCCAAGAGTCACCAACATGTGTTATATCCAAGAATAATGTTTCTaccagtgatgatgatgaacaATTTAAGAACTCCATTTCTAATTTTGAAAATCAAGCTACGAATAAAAGGATTTCAGAG GTATGTCCTCCACCAGAAGAAGATATGGAATTTTTCTTTGATCTACCATTTTTCTTTGATCTACCTCAACTAGAGGACTACACACTGTAG